In Ostrea edulis chromosome 6, xbOstEdul1.1, whole genome shotgun sequence, a single window of DNA contains:
- the LOC125683933 gene encoding lipoyltransferase 1, mitochondrial-like isoform X1, producing MSQLCYRRLKQKIYLLTESFLLNKRSYCQTKPRHQVFVSTADDIYTNLAFEEWLYEREDLKQKSILLMWQNKPAVVIGRHQNPWLECNVPKLKEHGIKLARRISGGGCVYHDLGNLNCSFLKTRTLYNRKENLDLVVQAITSRWDVDLEVNAREDIVLDRLYKVSGTAAKLGRNNTFHHFTLLHDVNVENLEMTLDSPMKMGIHSKATDSKRSTIKNLSECDFTIDFMSLVEVIGHEFYKAAGVQGEIEWIDPGDETLFPGVTEIRKSAEEWQWIFGRTPKFTTKRKFTSKKHKIELSVIFNFEKGRIQSSEIICDSNVPHVMEFTVRLQNDLTGRRLHREDLNPVLQASDLSPLDCKQEEVKQWIVDCCVGALCTGV from the exons ATGTCACAACTCTGTTACAGAAGACTGAAGcagaaaatatatcttttaactGAGAGTTTTCTGTTAAATAAGCGAAGCTACTGTCAGACCAAACCAAGACATCAAGTGTTTGTCTCGACTGCAGACGATATATACACAAATTTAGCCTTTGAAGAATGGTTATATGAAAGAGAAGATCTGAAACAGAAATCTATTCTCTTGATGTGGCAAAATAAGCCTGCTGTTGTGATTGGACGACATCAGAATCCGTGGCTAGAGTGCAATGTCCCCAAACTAAAAGAACATGGCATCAAGTTAGCTCGAAGAATTAGTGGAGGGGGGTGTGTGTATCATGACCTGGGAAATCTCAACTGTTCCTTTCTGAAAACTCGAACTTTGTACAACAGGAAGGAGAATCTGGACCTTGTGGTTCAGGCCATCACCTCCCGCTGGGATGTGGATTTAGAAGTCAATGCCAGAGAGGACATTGTTTTGGACAGACTGTACAAG GTGTCAGGAACAGCAGCTAAGTTGGGAAGAAACAACACATTTCATCATTTCACACTCCTCCATGATGTAAATGTAGAGAACCTTGAAATGACCTTGGATAGTCCTATGAAG ATGGGTATCCACAGCAAAGCCACTGACAGTAAAAGATCCACCATAAAGAACTTGTCAGAGTGTGATTTCACTATAGATTTCATGTCACTGGTGGAGGTCATAGGTCATGAGTTTTATAAGGCAGCTGGAGTTCAG GGAGAAATTGAGTGGATTGACCCAGGAGATGAGACTTTGTTCCCAGGTGTGACAGAAATAAGAAAGTCTGCAGAGGAATGGCAGTGGATATTTGGTAGAACTCCAAAATTTActacaaaaagaaaatttacctcaaaaaaacataaaattgaACTGTCTGTGATATTCAACTTTGAGAAAGGCAGGATACAGAGTTCTGAGATTATTTGTGATAGTAATGTTCCTCATGTCATGGAGTTTACAGTCAGGCTTCAGAATGACCTCACGGGACGGAGGCTGCACAGAGAGGACTTGAACCCAGTTTTACAGGCTTCCGACTTGTCACCACTGGACTGTAAACAGGAGGAGGTGAAACAATGGATAGTTGACTGTTGTGTGGGAGCTCTGTGTACAGGTGTATAA
- the LOC125645991 gene encoding uncharacterized protein LOC125645991 isoform X3 produces MERPATIKIKEGIKRSSKLSATKKVKPPNKKQFDEEVEAISCRIRYLENELKRLQSSQKGDVASKRAEKIEIINTLKRIDPEIRALTADVTKRRASLDRLQANLVYKNEKKIDDAVGKLEYQLKRTNFKLSEEKKIVAEIDKLQRSKKVLVQYMVQKKEMDDVRERQRQLREERDSLQKDVNRIRGEEDRMRRSNHDRRINLDQVKKELDELYETKRRMVQDYKTSEKEYQEVKQEEIKVKRQESFVKKQERRNTMESFQQDLEVYGTARVPFEDEMNLCNTLINYLKKFNTSCDETNEETEPVARASGWSLIKAAISNELEDGKYVLLKKDDGEEFPDRRLKRSKRPSKKGRRQSVLKSLTHTPQIFSQFASLNLNAPSNISEIPASLEQLHARKKYYEDGAQIKLRVCTPSVEENSDGGISTSDGISATESAMCEMSRQASHTESMENAGGADQCLDELVRMSETLSEKSEYTTERSSSDSTVRSSDSDHSGHSVREVSREFEDSASVGTASVPVDADSLMVAQRSIDSLADDCFQSNTSADSVAKQVMEHICDSNLVPPVAMEGGDQDLVEGATCSNVVLGAEGMISAS; encoded by the exons ATGGAACGACCTGCTACCATCAAAATTAAGGAAGGAATCAAAAGATCATCTAAACTAAGTG CCACAAAGAAAGTGAAGCCCCCAAATAAGAAGCAGTTTGACGAGGAGGTGGAGGCGATTAGTTGTAGGATCCGCTACCTAGAGAACGAACTG AAAAGACTGCAGTCAAGTCAGAAAGGGGATGTTGCAAGCAAAAGGGCAGAGAAAATAGAAATCATTAACACCTTAAAAAGGATTGATCCAGAAATCCGAGCTCTCACTGCTGATGTCACAAAGAGG AGAGCTTCATTAGATAGACTGCAGGCCAACTTGGTTTATAAAAATGAGAAAAAGATTGATGATGCTGTGGG GAAACTGGAATATCAGTTGAAGAGGACAAATTTTAAGCTCTCGGAGGAGAAAAAAATTGTAGCAGAAATAGACAAGCTCCAACGCTCTAAGAAAGTTCTGGT acaGTACATGGTTCAGAAGAAAGAAATGGATGATGTACGAGAAAGACAAAGGCAGTTAAGAGAGGAGCGAGAT AGTCTGCAGAAAGATGTGAATCGGATCCGAGGGGAGGAGGACAGAATGAGAAGAAGTAACCACGACAGGAGGATTAATCTGGACCAGGTCAAGAAAG AATTGGATGAACTGTATGAGACAAAGAGGAGAATGGTCCAGGATTATAAAACATCAGAGAAGGAGTACCAGGAAGTTAAACAGGAGGAGATTAAAGTCAAGAGACAGGAGAGCTTCGTCAAAAAACAGGAGAGAAGAAACACGATGGAGTCATTCCAGCAAGACTT GGAGGTTTATGGAACAGCCCGAGTGCCATTTGAAGATGAGATGAATCTCTGCAACACCCTGATTAATTATCTTAAGAAGTTCAACACCTCTTGTGATGAGACAAATGAGGAAACTGAGCCTGTGGCAAGGGCATCGGGGTGGTCCCTTATTAAAG ctgCCATATCGAATGAATTAGAGGATGGaaaatatgtccttttaaagaAGGATGATGGTGAAGAATTTCCAGATCGTCGTCTGAAGCGAAGCAAAAGACCAAGCAAGAAAGGCAGACGTCAGTCGGTG TTGAAGTCGCTAACACATACCCCACAAATTTTCTCCCAGTTTGCCTCGCTGAATCTGAATGCGCcatcaaatatatcagaaattCCAGCATCTTTAGAGCAACTGCATGCTAGAAAG AAGTATTATGAGGATGGTGCTCAGATCAAGCTGAGGGTGTGCACTCCGTCTGTAGAGGAGAACAGCGATGGGGGAATTTCTACCAGTGATGGCATCTCAGCAACAGAGAGCGCGATGTGTGAGATGTCTCGTCAGGCCAGTCACACGGAGAGCATGGAAAATGCAGGTGGGGCGGATCAGTGTTTAGACGAATTGGTGAGAATGTCGGAAACTCTAAGTGAAAAATCAGAATACACAACCGAGCGCAGCAGTTCAGATTCCACAGTGAGGTCATCAGACTCCGACCACTCGGGTCACTCAGTGAGAGAGGTGTCCCGAGAGTTCGAAGATTCTGCTAGTGTAGGTACAGCAAGTGTGCCTGTGGATGCCGATTCCTTGATGGTCGCACAAAGGAGCATTGACTCTCTAGCCGACGACTGCTTTCAGTCTAATACGTCTGCTGACTCTGTAGCTAAGCAGGTGATGGAACATATATGTGACAGTAACCTAGTCCCACCAGTGGCCATGGAGGGTGGTGATCAGGACTTGGTGGAGGGTGCCACTTGTAGTAATGTGGTGCTGGGAGCAGAGGGGATGATTTCTGCATCTTGA
- the LOC125683934 gene encoding coiled-coil domain-containing protein 43-like: protein MAAASASFEDWLAEKLTSLNPEVDTEVFVTYIIGILETETDAEDTRESVMDILGEVLESDREKVCDEVIQRWNLKHSKPAQPETDTSTLATQLSEILEKQTIETVKPKEKSAEEIARKEAILAQYAAVSGGETDEEAEDPGGQEAGGALAKNDNAEAVQRAVQEQREKSKQDYQKKKEKEKQDREVQKQKEKDRKETEKKRTQKGERRR from the exons ATGGCAGCTGCCAGTGCTAGTTTTGAGGATTGGTTGGCAGAGAAATTGACGTCTTTGAATCCAGAAGTTGATACTGAAGTTTTCGTGACCTATATCATTGGTATCCTAGAAACAGAGACTGATGCAGAAGATACCCGAGAATCCGTCATGGATATTTTGGGAGAAGTTCTG GAGAGTGACAGGGAAAAAGTATGTGATGAAGTAATACAGAGGTGGAATCTGAAACACAGCAAACCAGCACAACCGGAAACAG ATACCAGTACACTAGCCACACAGTTGTCAGAAATCCTCGAGAAGCAGACAATTGAAACCGTAAAACCCAAAGAGAAGAGTGCTGAAGAAATAGCACGAAAGGAAGCCATCTTGGCTCAGTATGCTGCTGTTTCAGGTGGAGAAAC AGATGAGGAGGCGGAGGATCCCGGGGGGCAAGAGGCAGGCG GGGCATTAGCGAAAAATGACAATGCTGAAGCGGTGCAGAGGGCTGTGCAAGAACAGAGAGAGAAGTCCAAGCAGGACTATCAGAAGAAGAAGGAGAAGGAGAAACAAGACCGTGAGGTACAAAAACAGAAAGAGAAGGACAGAAAAGAGACGGAGAAGAAACGGACACAGAAAGGAGAGAGGCGAAGATAA
- the LOC125683933 gene encoding lipoyltransferase 1, mitochondrial-like isoform X2, whose amino-acid sequence MPERTLFWTDCTSHFLMNVNKVRMNLDKYRTTILMAVSGTAAKLGRNNTFHHFTLLHDVNVENLEMTLDSPMKMGIHSKATDSKRSTIKNLSECDFTIDFMSLVEVIGHEFYKAAGVQGEIEWIDPGDETLFPGVTEIRKSAEEWQWIFGRTPKFTTKRKFTSKKHKIELSVIFNFEKGRIQSSEIICDSNVPHVMEFTVRLQNDLTGRRLHREDLNPVLQASDLSPLDCKQEEVKQWIVDCCVGALCTGV is encoded by the exons ATGCCAGAGAGGACATTGTTTTGGACAGACTGTACAAG ccatttcctcatgaatgtgaacaaagtgcgtatgaatcttgataaatataggaCGACTATTTTGATGGCT GTGTCAGGAACAGCAGCTAAGTTGGGAAGAAACAACACATTTCATCATTTCACACTCCTCCATGATGTAAATGTAGAGAACCTTGAAATGACCTTGGATAGTCCTATGAAG ATGGGTATCCACAGCAAAGCCACTGACAGTAAAAGATCCACCATAAAGAACTTGTCAGAGTGTGATTTCACTATAGATTTCATGTCACTGGTGGAGGTCATAGGTCATGAGTTTTATAAGGCAGCTGGAGTTCAG GGAGAAATTGAGTGGATTGACCCAGGAGATGAGACTTTGTTCCCAGGTGTGACAGAAATAAGAAAGTCTGCAGAGGAATGGCAGTGGATATTTGGTAGAACTCCAAAATTTActacaaaaagaaaatttacctcaaaaaaacataaaattgaACTGTCTGTGATATTCAACTTTGAGAAAGGCAGGATACAGAGTTCTGAGATTATTTGTGATAGTAATGTTCCTCATGTCATGGAGTTTACAGTCAGGCTTCAGAATGACCTCACGGGACGGAGGCTGCACAGAGAGGACTTGAACCCAGTTTTACAGGCTTCCGACTTGTCACCACTGGACTGTAAACAGGAGGAGGTGAAACAATGGATAGTTGACTGTTGTGTGGGAGCTCTGTGTACAGGTGTATAA
- the LOC125645991 gene encoding uncharacterized protein LOC125645991 isoform X4 codes for MKEPSEIIPEETDEDLQATKKVKPPNKKQFDEEVEAISCRIRYLENELKRLQSSQKGDVASKRAEKIEIINTLKRIDPEIRALTADVTKRRASLDRLQANLVYKNEKKIDDAVGKLEYQLKRTNFKLSEEKKIVAEIDKLQRSKKVLVQYMVQKKEMDDVRERQRQLREERDSLQKDVNRIRGEEDRMRRSNHDRRINLDQVKKELDELYETKRRMVQDYKTSEKEYQEVKQEEIKVKRQESFVKKQERRNTMESFQQDLEVYGTARVPFEDEMNLCNTLINYLKKFNTSCDETNEETEPVARASGWSLIKAAISNELEDGKYVLLKKDDGEEFPDRRLKRSKRPSKKGRRQSVLKSLTHTPQIFSQFASLNLNAPSNISEIPASLEQLHARKKYYEDGAQIKLRVCTPSVEENSDGGISTSDGISATESAMCEMSRQASHTESMENAGGADQCLDELVRMSETLSEKSEYTTERSSSDSTVRSSDSDHSGHSVREVSREFEDSASVGTASVPVDADSLMVAQRSIDSLADDCFQSNTSADSVAKQVMEHICDSNLVPPVAMEGGDQDLVEGATCSNVVLGAEGMISAS; via the exons ATGAAGGAACCATCAGAAATAATTCCCGAGGAGACGGACGAAGACCTACAAG CCACAAAGAAAGTGAAGCCCCCAAATAAGAAGCAGTTTGACGAGGAGGTGGAGGCGATTAGTTGTAGGATCCGCTACCTAGAGAACGAACTG AAAAGACTGCAGTCAAGTCAGAAAGGGGATGTTGCAAGCAAAAGGGCAGAGAAAATAGAAATCATTAACACCTTAAAAAGGATTGATCCAGAAATCCGAGCTCTCACTGCTGATGTCACAAAGAGG AGAGCTTCATTAGATAGACTGCAGGCCAACTTGGTTTATAAAAATGAGAAAAAGATTGATGATGCTGTGGG GAAACTGGAATATCAGTTGAAGAGGACAAATTTTAAGCTCTCGGAGGAGAAAAAAATTGTAGCAGAAATAGACAAGCTCCAACGCTCTAAGAAAGTTCTGGT acaGTACATGGTTCAGAAGAAAGAAATGGATGATGTACGAGAAAGACAAAGGCAGTTAAGAGAGGAGCGAGAT AGTCTGCAGAAAGATGTGAATCGGATCCGAGGGGAGGAGGACAGAATGAGAAGAAGTAACCACGACAGGAGGATTAATCTGGACCAGGTCAAGAAAG AATTGGATGAACTGTATGAGACAAAGAGGAGAATGGTCCAGGATTATAAAACATCAGAGAAGGAGTACCAGGAAGTTAAACAGGAGGAGATTAAAGTCAAGAGACAGGAGAGCTTCGTCAAAAAACAGGAGAGAAGAAACACGATGGAGTCATTCCAGCAAGACTT GGAGGTTTATGGAACAGCCCGAGTGCCATTTGAAGATGAGATGAATCTCTGCAACACCCTGATTAATTATCTTAAGAAGTTCAACACCTCTTGTGATGAGACAAATGAGGAAACTGAGCCTGTGGCAAGGGCATCGGGGTGGTCCCTTATTAAAG ctgCCATATCGAATGAATTAGAGGATGGaaaatatgtccttttaaagaAGGATGATGGTGAAGAATTTCCAGATCGTCGTCTGAAGCGAAGCAAAAGACCAAGCAAGAAAGGCAGACGTCAGTCGGTG TTGAAGTCGCTAACACATACCCCACAAATTTTCTCCCAGTTTGCCTCGCTGAATCTGAATGCGCcatcaaatatatcagaaattCCAGCATCTTTAGAGCAACTGCATGCTAGAAAG AAGTATTATGAGGATGGTGCTCAGATCAAGCTGAGGGTGTGCACTCCGTCTGTAGAGGAGAACAGCGATGGGGGAATTTCTACCAGTGATGGCATCTCAGCAACAGAGAGCGCGATGTGTGAGATGTCTCGTCAGGCCAGTCACACGGAGAGCATGGAAAATGCAGGTGGGGCGGATCAGTGTTTAGACGAATTGGTGAGAATGTCGGAAACTCTAAGTGAAAAATCAGAATACACAACCGAGCGCAGCAGTTCAGATTCCACAGTGAGGTCATCAGACTCCGACCACTCGGGTCACTCAGTGAGAGAGGTGTCCCGAGAGTTCGAAGATTCTGCTAGTGTAGGTACAGCAAGTGTGCCTGTGGATGCCGATTCCTTGATGGTCGCACAAAGGAGCATTGACTCTCTAGCCGACGACTGCTTTCAGTCTAATACGTCTGCTGACTCTGTAGCTAAGCAGGTGATGGAACATATATGTGACAGTAACCTAGTCCCACCAGTGGCCATGGAGGGTGGTGATCAGGACTTGGTGGAGGGTGCCACTTGTAGTAATGTGGTGCTGGGAGCAGAGGGGATGATTTCTGCATCTTGA
- the LOC125645991 gene encoding uncharacterized protein LOC125645991 isoform X2, with translation MKEPSEIIPEETDEDLQATKKVKPPNKKQFDEEVEAISCRIRYLENELKRLQSSQKGDVASKRAEKIEIINTLKRIDPEIRALTADVTKRRASLDRLQANLVYKNEKKIDDAVGKLEYQLKRTNFKLSEEKKIVAEIDKLQRSKKVLVQYMVQKKEMDDVRERQRQLREERDSLQKDVNRIRGEEDRMRRSNHDRRINLDQVKKELDELYETKRRMVQDYKTSEKEYQEVKQEEIKVKRQESFVKKQERRNTMESFQQDLEVYGTARVPFEDEMNLCNTLINYLKKFNTSCDETNEETEPVARASGWSLIKGNGDPSAAISNELEDGKYVLLKKDDGEEFPDRRLKRSKRPSKKGRRQSVLKSLTHTPQIFSQFASLNLNAPSNISEIPASLEQLHARKKYYEDGAQIKLRVCTPSVEENSDGGISTSDGISATESAMCEMSRQASHTESMENAGGADQCLDELVRMSETLSEKSEYTTERSSSDSTVRSSDSDHSGHSVREVSREFEDSASVGTASVPVDADSLMVAQRSIDSLADDCFQSNTSADSVAKQVMEHICDSNLVPPVAMEGGDQDLVEGATCSNVVLGAEGMISAS, from the exons ATGAAGGAACCATCAGAAATAATTCCCGAGGAGACGGACGAAGACCTACAAG CCACAAAGAAAGTGAAGCCCCCAAATAAGAAGCAGTTTGACGAGGAGGTGGAGGCGATTAGTTGTAGGATCCGCTACCTAGAGAACGAACTG AAAAGACTGCAGTCAAGTCAGAAAGGGGATGTTGCAAGCAAAAGGGCAGAGAAAATAGAAATCATTAACACCTTAAAAAGGATTGATCCAGAAATCCGAGCTCTCACTGCTGATGTCACAAAGAGG AGAGCTTCATTAGATAGACTGCAGGCCAACTTGGTTTATAAAAATGAGAAAAAGATTGATGATGCTGTGGG GAAACTGGAATATCAGTTGAAGAGGACAAATTTTAAGCTCTCGGAGGAGAAAAAAATTGTAGCAGAAATAGACAAGCTCCAACGCTCTAAGAAAGTTCTGGT acaGTACATGGTTCAGAAGAAAGAAATGGATGATGTACGAGAAAGACAAAGGCAGTTAAGAGAGGAGCGAGAT AGTCTGCAGAAAGATGTGAATCGGATCCGAGGGGAGGAGGACAGAATGAGAAGAAGTAACCACGACAGGAGGATTAATCTGGACCAGGTCAAGAAAG AATTGGATGAACTGTATGAGACAAAGAGGAGAATGGTCCAGGATTATAAAACATCAGAGAAGGAGTACCAGGAAGTTAAACAGGAGGAGATTAAAGTCAAGAGACAGGAGAGCTTCGTCAAAAAACAGGAGAGAAGAAACACGATGGAGTCATTCCAGCAAGACTT GGAGGTTTATGGAACAGCCCGAGTGCCATTTGAAGATGAGATGAATCTCTGCAACACCCTGATTAATTATCTTAAGAAGTTCAACACCTCTTGTGATGAGACAAATGAGGAAACTGAGCCTGTGGCAAGGGCATCGGGGTGGTCCCTTATTAAAG GAAATGGGGATCCCTCAG ctgCCATATCGAATGAATTAGAGGATGGaaaatatgtccttttaaagaAGGATGATGGTGAAGAATTTCCAGATCGTCGTCTGAAGCGAAGCAAAAGACCAAGCAAGAAAGGCAGACGTCAGTCGGTG TTGAAGTCGCTAACACATACCCCACAAATTTTCTCCCAGTTTGCCTCGCTGAATCTGAATGCGCcatcaaatatatcagaaattCCAGCATCTTTAGAGCAACTGCATGCTAGAAAG AAGTATTATGAGGATGGTGCTCAGATCAAGCTGAGGGTGTGCACTCCGTCTGTAGAGGAGAACAGCGATGGGGGAATTTCTACCAGTGATGGCATCTCAGCAACAGAGAGCGCGATGTGTGAGATGTCTCGTCAGGCCAGTCACACGGAGAGCATGGAAAATGCAGGTGGGGCGGATCAGTGTTTAGACGAATTGGTGAGAATGTCGGAAACTCTAAGTGAAAAATCAGAATACACAACCGAGCGCAGCAGTTCAGATTCCACAGTGAGGTCATCAGACTCCGACCACTCGGGTCACTCAGTGAGAGAGGTGTCCCGAGAGTTCGAAGATTCTGCTAGTGTAGGTACAGCAAGTGTGCCTGTGGATGCCGATTCCTTGATGGTCGCACAAAGGAGCATTGACTCTCTAGCCGACGACTGCTTTCAGTCTAATACGTCTGCTGACTCTGTAGCTAAGCAGGTGATGGAACATATATGTGACAGTAACCTAGTCCCACCAGTGGCCATGGAGGGTGGTGATCAGGACTTGGTGGAGGGTGCCACTTGTAGTAATGTGGTGCTGGGAGCAGAGGGGATGATTTCTGCATCTTGA
- the LOC125645991 gene encoding uncharacterized protein LOC125645991 isoform X1, with the protein MERPATIKIKEGIKRSSKLSATKKVKPPNKKQFDEEVEAISCRIRYLENELKRLQSSQKGDVASKRAEKIEIINTLKRIDPEIRALTADVTKRRASLDRLQANLVYKNEKKIDDAVGKLEYQLKRTNFKLSEEKKIVAEIDKLQRSKKVLVQYMVQKKEMDDVRERQRQLREERDSLQKDVNRIRGEEDRMRRSNHDRRINLDQVKKELDELYETKRRMVQDYKTSEKEYQEVKQEEIKVKRQESFVKKQERRNTMESFQQDLEVYGTARVPFEDEMNLCNTLINYLKKFNTSCDETNEETEPVARASGWSLIKGNGDPSAAISNELEDGKYVLLKKDDGEEFPDRRLKRSKRPSKKGRRQSVLKSLTHTPQIFSQFASLNLNAPSNISEIPASLEQLHARKKYYEDGAQIKLRVCTPSVEENSDGGISTSDGISATESAMCEMSRQASHTESMENAGGADQCLDELVRMSETLSEKSEYTTERSSSDSTVRSSDSDHSGHSVREVSREFEDSASVGTASVPVDADSLMVAQRSIDSLADDCFQSNTSADSVAKQVMEHICDSNLVPPVAMEGGDQDLVEGATCSNVVLGAEGMISAS; encoded by the exons ATGGAACGACCTGCTACCATCAAAATTAAGGAAGGAATCAAAAGATCATCTAAACTAAGTG CCACAAAGAAAGTGAAGCCCCCAAATAAGAAGCAGTTTGACGAGGAGGTGGAGGCGATTAGTTGTAGGATCCGCTACCTAGAGAACGAACTG AAAAGACTGCAGTCAAGTCAGAAAGGGGATGTTGCAAGCAAAAGGGCAGAGAAAATAGAAATCATTAACACCTTAAAAAGGATTGATCCAGAAATCCGAGCTCTCACTGCTGATGTCACAAAGAGG AGAGCTTCATTAGATAGACTGCAGGCCAACTTGGTTTATAAAAATGAGAAAAAGATTGATGATGCTGTGGG GAAACTGGAATATCAGTTGAAGAGGACAAATTTTAAGCTCTCGGAGGAGAAAAAAATTGTAGCAGAAATAGACAAGCTCCAACGCTCTAAGAAAGTTCTGGT acaGTACATGGTTCAGAAGAAAGAAATGGATGATGTACGAGAAAGACAAAGGCAGTTAAGAGAGGAGCGAGAT AGTCTGCAGAAAGATGTGAATCGGATCCGAGGGGAGGAGGACAGAATGAGAAGAAGTAACCACGACAGGAGGATTAATCTGGACCAGGTCAAGAAAG AATTGGATGAACTGTATGAGACAAAGAGGAGAATGGTCCAGGATTATAAAACATCAGAGAAGGAGTACCAGGAAGTTAAACAGGAGGAGATTAAAGTCAAGAGACAGGAGAGCTTCGTCAAAAAACAGGAGAGAAGAAACACGATGGAGTCATTCCAGCAAGACTT GGAGGTTTATGGAACAGCCCGAGTGCCATTTGAAGATGAGATGAATCTCTGCAACACCCTGATTAATTATCTTAAGAAGTTCAACACCTCTTGTGATGAGACAAATGAGGAAACTGAGCCTGTGGCAAGGGCATCGGGGTGGTCCCTTATTAAAG GAAATGGGGATCCCTCAG ctgCCATATCGAATGAATTAGAGGATGGaaaatatgtccttttaaagaAGGATGATGGTGAAGAATTTCCAGATCGTCGTCTGAAGCGAAGCAAAAGACCAAGCAAGAAAGGCAGACGTCAGTCGGTG TTGAAGTCGCTAACACATACCCCACAAATTTTCTCCCAGTTTGCCTCGCTGAATCTGAATGCGCcatcaaatatatcagaaattCCAGCATCTTTAGAGCAACTGCATGCTAGAAAG AAGTATTATGAGGATGGTGCTCAGATCAAGCTGAGGGTGTGCACTCCGTCTGTAGAGGAGAACAGCGATGGGGGAATTTCTACCAGTGATGGCATCTCAGCAACAGAGAGCGCGATGTGTGAGATGTCTCGTCAGGCCAGTCACACGGAGAGCATGGAAAATGCAGGTGGGGCGGATCAGTGTTTAGACGAATTGGTGAGAATGTCGGAAACTCTAAGTGAAAAATCAGAATACACAACCGAGCGCAGCAGTTCAGATTCCACAGTGAGGTCATCAGACTCCGACCACTCGGGTCACTCAGTGAGAGAGGTGTCCCGAGAGTTCGAAGATTCTGCTAGTGTAGGTACAGCAAGTGTGCCTGTGGATGCCGATTCCTTGATGGTCGCACAAAGGAGCATTGACTCTCTAGCCGACGACTGCTTTCAGTCTAATACGTCTGCTGACTCTGTAGCTAAGCAGGTGATGGAACATATATGTGACAGTAACCTAGTCCCACCAGTGGCCATGGAGGGTGGTGATCAGGACTTGGTGGAGGGTGCCACTTGTAGTAATGTGGTGCTGGGAGCAGAGGGGATGATTTCTGCATCTTGA